A region from the Drosophila mauritiana strain mau12 chromosome 2L, ASM438214v1, whole genome shotgun sequence genome encodes:
- the LOC117138074 gene encoding protein spitz, whose translation MHSTMSVQHGLVALVLIGCLAHPWHVEACSSRTVPKPRSSISSSMSGTALPPTQAPVTSSTTMRTTTTTTPRPNITFPTYKCPETFDAWYCLNDAHCFAVKIADLPVYSCECAIGFMGQRCEYKEIDNTYLPKRPRPMLEKASIASGAMCALVFMLFVCLAFYLRFEQRAAKKAYELEQELQQEYDDDDDQCECCRNRCCPDGQEPVIPERKLPYHMRLEHALMSFAIRRSNKL comes from the coding sequence ATGCATTCCACAATGAGTGTACAACATGGGCTGGTTGCCCTGGTACTGATCGGCTGTCTGGCGCATCCGTGGCACGTCGAGGCCTGCTCCAGCCGTACGGTGCCCAAGCCGCGCTCCTCGATCTCCTCGTCCATGTCCGGCACGGCATTGCCGCCGACCCAGGCTCCAGTCACTAGTAGCACCACGATGCGCACCACCACGACGACCACGCCCAGGCCCAATATTACATTCCCCACTTACAAATGTCCGGAGACCTTCGATGCGTGGTACTGTCTGAACGATGCCCATTGCTTTGCGGTGAAGATTGCCGATCTACCGGTTTACAGCTGCGAGTGCGCGATTGGCTTTATGGGACAGCGGTGCGAGTATAAGGAGATCGACAATACTTACCTGCCCAAGAGGCCGCGTCCGATGCTGGAGAAGGCGAGCATTGCCAGTGGAGCCATGTGTGCCCTGGTCTTTATGCTGTTTGTCTGCCTGGCCTTCTATTTGCGCTTCGAGCAGCGGGCTGCCAAGAAGGCCTACGAGCTGGAGCAGGAACTGCAGCAGGAGtacgacgatgacgacgaccaGTGCGAGTGCTGCCGCAACCGGTGCTGTCCAGATGGCCAGGAGCCAGTTATTCCGGAGCGCAAGCTACCCTACCACATGCGCCTGGAGCACGCGCTTATGTCCTTCGCCATTCGACGCAGCAACAAGCTGTGA
- the LOC117138063 gene encoding cytochrome b561 domain-containing protein 2 has protein sequence MSESQQPVLSRTQTSADYGSTIRTESPRRPTFIPIEYPRRYSKMAHGTLSGHEAQNRLQRLEYFLNVLNQMCIGFITIYISYLTLRTGLSGTGLHAWLVTIGFSFFMAEGVMIHYGGNVLTNGYKRQTKTTIHWVLLTLGGGCGAAGALIKMIQKGFLLQSTHGRLGMTAFVLCILAMSSGLAALFSGRIKKLITPLLNKAFHNFLGFACFVIALVTQYYGYQTGYFKSRSETDFQILMKCLTLISLVLSSYGPMKALYQKCKNISQQF, from the exons ATGTCCGAGAGTCAGCAGCCAGTGCTTAGTAGAACTCAGACATCCGCCGACTACGGCAGCACGATCCGGACGGAATCGCCACGCCGACCCACATTTATTCCGATTGAATATCCGCGTCGCTATTCGAAAATGGCCCACGGTACCCTGTCCGGCCACGAGGCCCAGAATCGCCTCCAGAGACTGGAGTACTTCCTCAACGTTCTCAACCAGATGTGCATTGGATTTATCACCATCTACATTTCCTACTTAACGCTGCGAACGGGGCTCTCGGGCACGGGTCTGCATGCCTGGCTGGTGACCATCGGG TTCTCCTTCTTCATGGCCGAGGGCGTCATGATCCACTACGGCGGCAACGTGCTGACAAATGGATACAAGCGCCAGACGAAGACCACCATCCACTGGGTGCTCCTCACTTTGGGAGGCGGTTGCGGGGCAGCTGGTGCCCTTATCAAGATGATTCAAAAGGGCTTTTTGCTGCAATCGACACATGGGAGACTGG GGATGACCGCCTTCGTACTGTGCATTCTGGCCATGTCCTCCGGCCTGGCGGCACTTTTCTCCGGCCGCATCAAGAAGCTAATCACGCCACTGCTGAACAAGGCGTTCCACAACTTCCTGGGATTCGCGTGCTTTGTGATCGCACTGGTGACTCAGTACTATGGCTACCAGACGGGCTACTTTAAGAGCCGCAGTGAGACCGATTTCCAAATCCTGATGAAGTGCCTCACCCTCATATCGTTGGTCCTGTCGAGCTACGGACCGATGAAGGCTCTCTACCAgaaatgcaaaaatatatCCCAACAGTTTTAG